A window of the Arenibacter algicola genome harbors these coding sequences:
- a CDS encoding sialidase family protein, whose amino-acid sequence MLICVKNLVAIALLISASSCKEKVKVNSSETSVKHPAITIEEYIYPIGQGLTPQCHAPTIDVSNGILVASWFGGTEEKNNDVGIWVSRKIGGKWTTPVEVANGVEEDGIRFPSWNPVLFKPQNKPLILFYKVGPDPLYWWGMYKASEDDGLNWSSPIRLADSILGPIKNRPVTLSNGDILSPSSTESETVGHKIHLERSVDFGKTWTKTAPLNDGKTFKAIQPAILDHGNDTIQLLSRTYQGVIGQNWSYDGGFSWSEMTATDLPNPDSGIDAITLKDGRHLLIYNPTTIESEDRVPLSVGLSQDGKIWKRVLDLEPLTATTDKKGEEYSYPTLIQNPNGMVHIVYTWNRKTVKHVVLDPEKL is encoded by the coding sequence ATGTTAATTTGTGTAAAAAATTTAGTTGCTATTGCCCTTCTAATATCGGCTTCGTCCTGTAAGGAAAAGGTGAAGGTAAATAGCTCGGAAACTTCTGTTAAGCATCCCGCCATAACCATTGAAGAATACATTTACCCCATAGGCCAAGGCTTAACGCCCCAATGTCATGCTCCAACTATAGATGTTAGTAATGGTATTCTGGTGGCTTCCTGGTTCGGGGGAACGGAAGAAAAAAACAATGACGTAGGTATTTGGGTTTCTAGAAAAATTGGAGGTAAATGGACAACCCCGGTTGAGGTAGCCAATGGTGTGGAGGAAGATGGAATTCGATTTCCAAGTTGGAATCCGGTTCTTTTTAAACCTCAAAATAAACCTTTGATACTCTTTTACAAAGTTGGTCCCGATCCATTATATTGGTGGGGAATGTACAAGGCCTCTGAGGATGATGGTCTAAACTGGTCTTCGCCTATAAGATTGGCAGACAGTATTTTGGGACCGATAAAGAATAGACCAGTTACTTTATCCAATGGGGATATTTTATCACCTTCCAGTACCGAGAGCGAAACGGTAGGTCATAAAATCCATTTGGAAAGAAGTGTGGATTTTGGCAAAACATGGACCAAAACGGCCCCTTTGAACGATGGTAAAACATTTAAGGCCATACAACCGGCCATCCTAGATCACGGCAACGATACCATCCAATTATTAAGCAGAACCTATCAGGGGGTAATAGGGCAAAATTGGTCCTATGACGGTGGATTCAGCTGGAGCGAAATGACTGCTACGGATCTTCCCAATCCTGATTCAGGGATTGATGCCATTACGCTAAAGGACGGTCGACATTTATTGATTTATAATCCTACCACCATTGAATCCGAGGATAGGGTTCCCTTGAGCGTAGGTCTTTCCCAAGACGGCAAAATATGGAAAAGAGTGTTGGATTTGGAACCCTTAACAGCAACAACAGACAAAAAGGGAGAGGAATATTCGTACCCCACCCTGATTCAAAACCCTAACGGAATGGTACATATAGTGTATACATGGAATAGAAAGACCGTGAAACATGTAGTTTTGGACCCTGAAAAATTATAA
- a CDS encoding sodium:solute symporter family protein, whose amino-acid sequence MLAGIDYFIVIAYIIGMLLLGLYFKKFVNSSEDYFLGGKSLPFWAIGMSIVVSDIGALDFVGVSGQAYRYGISVGNFDWVGSVPAMLLAAFIFIPYFWRGGMYTIPEYLGRRYNQKVRTIASVTWILFFALDLGVLFWASAVLLNVLMGWPIWISIVATAGVVGLYTYFGGITAVIMTDVVQFVIMFIGGFALVFLSLYEVGGWDNMVDKIATMGPEYRNHFDIIQPQDTKSPFPWTGILFGLTFVMANAYMIGNQSIVQRCLTAKNEWHAKASMIFGSALKMFIPILVLFPGLMAVVVHPGLLDGDQALPMMIKSILPPGLVGLMFAAFFAGLMSSVDSLLNSTATLFTKDIYEPFIKKGADDKHYLKVGQITTLVLLLIGVATSPISSDFPGIYVAIQTFMSYFQGPIFAILLLGIFWKRTTEWGGLSALVIGIGFAIYLNVFKEQFFTIEDPFLYISWWSFLLGFIINVVVSLLTKKHTEEQLKGLVFSSKILVENKKL is encoded by the coding sequence ATGTTAGCAGGGATAGATTATTTTATTGTAATAGCTTATATAATAGGAATGTTATTACTGGGGCTATATTTCAAAAAATTTGTCAATAGTTCCGAAGATTATTTTCTAGGAGGCAAAAGCCTCCCTTTCTGGGCCATTGGTATGTCGATCGTAGTATCGGACATTGGGGCATTGGATTTTGTGGGTGTGTCAGGTCAAGCCTATAGATATGGTATTTCTGTCGGCAACTTTGATTGGGTAGGTTCAGTTCCTGCAATGTTGCTGGCGGCCTTTATTTTTATTCCTTATTTCTGGCGTGGGGGTATGTACACTATTCCGGAATACCTGGGAAGAAGGTATAACCAAAAGGTAAGGACTATTGCTTCTGTTACCTGGATCCTGTTTTTTGCCTTGGATTTGGGGGTTCTTTTTTGGGCCAGTGCAGTTCTATTAAATGTTCTTATGGGGTGGCCCATCTGGATATCCATTGTTGCCACTGCCGGTGTGGTTGGTCTATATACCTATTTTGGGGGTATTACTGCTGTAATAATGACCGATGTTGTTCAGTTCGTTATAATGTTTATAGGAGGCTTTGCCTTAGTTTTTCTGAGTCTTTACGAAGTTGGAGGATGGGATAATATGGTAGATAAAATCGCTACAATGGGACCCGAGTATCGCAATCATTTCGATATTATACAACCACAGGATACGAAATCGCCCTTTCCATGGACTGGAATTTTATTTGGTCTAACCTTTGTTATGGCCAATGCATACATGATAGGTAACCAATCTATTGTACAGCGCTGTCTTACCGCCAAAAACGAATGGCACGCAAAGGCGAGTATGATTTTTGGATCTGCACTTAAAATGTTTATTCCAATCTTGGTTTTGTTTCCTGGGCTTATGGCTGTAGTGGTTCATCCCGGATTGCTGGACGGAGATCAGGCGCTGCCAATGATGATCAAATCCATTCTGCCTCCCGGTTTGGTCGGACTTATGTTCGCCGCATTTTTTGCAGGGCTTATGTCCAGTGTGGATTCCTTGTTGAATTCAACGGCCACCTTATTTACAAAGGATATCTACGAACCGTTTATTAAAAAAGGGGCGGATGACAAACATTATTTAAAAGTAGGGCAGATTACCACCTTGGTGCTGTTGCTTATTGGAGTTGCTACCTCACCAATTAGCAGCGATTTCCCAGGGATTTATGTGGCCATACAAACCTTTATGTCCTATTTCCAAGGACCCATATTCGCCATTCTTCTTTTAGGAATATTCTGGAAACGAACTACGGAATGGGGAGGTCTTTCGGCATTGGTCATAGGCATTGGTTTTGCCATATATCTTAATGTATTTAAGGAACAATTCTTCACCATAGAAGATCCTTTTCTTTATATTTCCTGGTGGTCCTTCCTGTTAGGGTTTATAATTAATGTTGTAGTAAGTCTGCTCACCAAGAAACATACCGAAGAACAACTTAAAGGCTTGGTGTTTAGTTCAAAAATTTTAGTGGAAAATAAAAAACTGTAA
- a CDS encoding SusC/RagA family TonB-linked outer membrane protein encodes MKKSSLKFLTFLLFSMVSGIMLAQQGVTGVVSSDDGELLPGVSVVVKGTTTGVTTDFDGIYSITVPNSSAVLVFSYLGMETKEVVVGNQSTLNVTMATSSEQLEEVVVTALGISREKKSLGYSVSEVGGDALDNVPQENVLNALSGKVSGVNINSTGGAGSTVNINVRGAASLSSDNQPLFVIDGSPVINTANNITEIGRDNKVDYGNAISDINADDIASVTVLKGASAAALYGSRAGNGVILITTKSGKSKKGLGVTINTSTVFDIPSRFLDTHNRFATGSRPYTEDNFPANSYGAIIIGETSAAWAGPELDKGIMAIQWPYSAEEIASGVPVPRELKSYNNPKNFFQTAVTTTNNISIQDNTEKINYRLSYSDLQNKGNIPNTDLHKHSISLNSSLKLNEKFTVSTSLNYTKTGADNRPVGNRGANAMQAVYELNPHIDVRQMKDYWLPGYEGIYQNSPYNFGDDPTETEWNNPYFLAYENNNGFERNRFYGNVKGEYKITDDLTGMVRYNMDEINEVRETKLSKGYTGDMNGAYGINKIFTNETNVDFLLTYAKRLEGWDFSISGGGNKRVLKGNNLLNSTINRGSGLLTPGLFTLSNIANDNLIYSYNSYEKQVNSLYGMASIGIKDMFYVDVTGRNDWSSTLPDNNNSYFYPSVSTSLLVNKLLGFGNGVSLLKLRAGYAEVGNDTGAYNLQPTLNGGTSWGSGSLLSVPSTLLNPDLKPESISSWEGGADLAFFNNRLSMDFTYYTADNENQIFGIALPISSGYSSKNTNAGLLRSTGIEAGLNANIINSNDWRWDMGFVFNRNRTKVIELAEGMNSITLWTDARGGAITWVGEEIGNIFDAALVRVEDPNSPYFGWPIIDDSGFESSDRTREDADGNRVAPIIGNFNPDFTLGMTTSASYKNWSISMNFDWRKGGQFVSQTHRYGESDLHTQRWIDKLHNFNDIADVPAYLRENADQFLSEDGEFYVLVGGPTAADGGLPYTEGGITLNDGVFMPGVQGDYDDNGNFIATAENLGGPGTVVTRYQDHYGWDFTRNATFDSDFVKLREISLTYSVPSKHIKQVGLQNLNISLFSRNIILWTKADIGIDPEMAFQHESSTQGGSGIQFKQGIERFNINPFTIPIGFKLNVSF; translated from the coding sequence ATGAAAAAAAGCAGCTTGAAATTTTTGACTTTCCTTTTGTTCAGCATGGTTTCTGGAATCATGTTGGCACAACAAGGTGTAACGGGAGTCGTCAGCAGTGATGATGGCGAATTGCTCCCTGGGGTGTCCGTGGTAGTAAAGGGTACTACCACTGGTGTAACCACCGATTTTGACGGAATATACAGTATTACTGTTCCTAACAGTAGTGCTGTTTTGGTGTTCTCCTATTTAGGAATGGAAACAAAGGAAGTAGTTGTTGGGAACCAATCTACCCTTAATGTCACTATGGCAACCTCCTCCGAACAATTGGAAGAAGTTGTAGTAACGGCTCTAGGTATATCTCGGGAAAAGAAATCCTTGGGATATTCTGTAAGTGAGGTAGGTGGTGATGCTTTGGATAACGTTCCTCAAGAGAACGTTTTAAACGCTCTTTCCGGTAAGGTATCCGGGGTGAATATCAATTCTACTGGTGGTGCAGGTTCTACTGTAAACATTAATGTTAGGGGCGCAGCTTCGCTGTCCAGTGACAACCAACCATTGTTTGTAATCGATGGTTCTCCTGTAATTAATACGGCTAATAACATTACAGAAATAGGTAGGGATAACAAAGTGGATTACGGTAATGCCATTTCTGATATCAATGCAGACGATATTGCCAGTGTTACGGTTCTAAAAGGTGCCAGTGCAGCGGCACTTTATGGTTCTAGGGCAGGTAACGGGGTTATATTAATTACAACCAAGTCTGGAAAATCTAAAAAAGGATTGGGAGTAACTATAAATACCAGTACCGTTTTTGATATTCCTAGTCGTTTCTTAGATACCCACAATAGGTTTGCAACAGGTTCCAGACCTTATACCGAAGACAATTTCCCGGCGAATTCCTATGGAGCTATTATCATTGGTGAAACCTCTGCTGCTTGGGCCGGTCCTGAACTGGACAAAGGCATCATGGCAATCCAATGGCCATATAGCGCAGAGGAAATAGCTAGTGGTGTTCCCGTTCCAAGGGAATTGAAGTCATACAACAATCCAAAGAATTTCTTTCAAACGGCCGTTACGACAACCAATAATATTTCGATCCAGGACAATACTGAAAAAATTAATTATAGGTTGTCCTATTCGGATCTACAGAACAAGGGAAACATCCCTAATACGGATTTACACAAACATAGCATCAGTTTAAATTCATCATTGAAGTTAAACGAAAAATTTACGGTTAGTACTAGTCTTAACTACACAAAAACTGGTGCGGACAACAGACCTGTTGGTAACCGCGGGGCCAACGCAATGCAGGCAGTTTACGAATTGAACCCACATATTGATGTGCGTCAAATGAAAGATTATTGGTTGCCAGGTTACGAAGGCATCTACCAAAATTCACCTTATAATTTTGGGGACGATCCAACAGAAACCGAATGGAACAACCCTTATTTCTTAGCTTACGAGAACAACAATGGTTTTGAAAGAAACAGGTTTTATGGTAATGTTAAAGGAGAGTATAAAATCACCGATGATCTAACGGGTATGGTTCGTTACAACATGGATGAAATTAACGAAGTACGAGAAACCAAATTGTCTAAAGGATATACTGGAGACATGAATGGGGCCTATGGTATCAACAAAATTTTCACAAATGAAACAAACGTCGATTTCTTATTAACTTACGCCAAAAGACTGGAAGGATGGGATTTCTCAATATCTGGAGGAGGCAACAAAAGGGTTTTAAAAGGAAACAATTTGTTAAATTCTACCATAAATAGAGGATCTGGACTTTTAACACCAGGGTTGTTCACCTTATCCAATATAGCCAACGACAATTTAATTTACTCTTACAACAGTTATGAAAAACAAGTAAATAGTTTGTATGGAATGGCTAGTATTGGTATTAAAGATATGTTCTATGTAGACGTTACAGGAAGAAATGATTGGTCCAGTACCTTACCAGACAATAACAATTCCTATTTTTACCCTTCCGTATCCACTAGTTTATTGGTTAATAAGCTTCTTGGTTTTGGCAACGGGGTATCCTTATTAAAACTTCGTGCCGGTTATGCCGAAGTAGGAAACGATACTGGAGCATACAACCTACAGCCCACTTTAAATGGCGGTACCTCATGGGGATCAGGATCTTTGTTATCCGTGCCCTCTACGCTACTTAACCCTGATTTAAAACCAGAAAGTATTTCCTCATGGGAAGGAGGAGCTGATTTGGCCTTCTTTAACAATAGGTTAAGTATGGATTTTACATATTACACCGCCGATAACGAAAACCAAATTTTTGGAATTGCCCTACCTATCTCCTCAGGGTATAGCTCTAAAAACACCAATGCTGGTCTATTGAGAAGTACAGGTATAGAAGCTGGTTTAAATGCTAACATCATAAACTCCAATGATTGGCGTTGGGATATGGGCTTCGTGTTTAACAGAAACCGAACCAAGGTAATTGAATTGGCTGAAGGCATGAATTCCATAACGCTTTGGACCGATGCCCGTGGTGGTGCTATAACTTGGGTTGGTGAAGAAATAGGAAATATTTTTGATGCTGCACTAGTGCGTGTTGAAGATCCCAACTCACCTTATTTTGGATGGCCTATTATTGATGATTCCGGTTTCGAGAGTAGCGACAGAACTAGAGAAGACGCAGACGGAAACAGGGTTGCTCCAATTATTGGCAACTTTAACCCAGATTTCACTTTAGGGATGACCACTTCCGCTTCTTATAAGAACTGGAGCATCTCCATGAATTTTGACTGGAGAAAAGGCGGACAGTTTGTATCGCAAACCCACAGATATGGGGAATCTGATTTACATACCCAACGATGGATTGATAAATTGCACAATTTTAATGACATTGCCGATGTTCCTGCGTACTTAAGGGAAAACGCGGACCAATTCTTATCTGAAGATGGTGAATTCTATGTATTGGTTGGTGGGCCTACAGCAGCAGATGGTGGTCTTCCTTATACCGAAGGTGGAATTACATTGAACGATGGTGTATTTATGCCAGGGGTTCAAGGAGATTATGACGATAACGGCAACTTCATAGCTACAGCGGAAAACCTTGGGGGTCCTGGAACCGTGGTTACAAGATACCAAGATCACTACGGATGGGACTTTACCAGAAATGCAACTTTTGATTCCGATTTCGTAAAATTAAGAGAAATTTCACTTACTTATTCCGTGCCAAGCAAACATATAAAACAAGTAGGACTTCAAAATCTAAATATATCTTTATTTAGCCGAAATATTATCCTATGGACCAAGGCCGATATAGGAATCGATCCTGAGATGGCTTTCCAGCACGAATCAAGTACACAAGGAGGAAGTGGTATCCAATTTAAGCAAGGTATAGAGCGCTTTAATATAAATCCATTTACTATTCCAATAGGTTTCAAACTTAACGTAAGTTTCTAA
- a CDS encoding glycerophosphodiester phosphodiesterase: MKLFIGLLAIFTWNNLVFGQDSMDVPDNENMPQNGICAHRGANETHPENTLAAFGEAIRLGAQMIELDVQMTKDNQLVIMHDDKVNRTTNGRGLVKDLRLKKIKKLDAGKWKSKEFKKERVPTLKEALDIMPKNIWLNIHLKGDERLGAATAEAVISADRIHQAVIACENEAAKGVRRVNPNIMMCNMERLSTRAEYINGTIENGFAFLQLRSSRDDENILTDLKKLKDNGIRINYFHSEEEGRVKELLDAGVDFILTDKLSKMLQAFENDY, encoded by the coding sequence ATGAAATTGTTTATAGGCCTTCTCGCTATTTTCACTTGGAATAATCTTGTTTTTGGTCAAGATTCCATGGATGTCCCAGATAATGAAAATATGCCCCAAAATGGCATTTGTGCCCATAGGGGGGCCAATGAGACCCATCCGGAGAATACTTTGGCAGCCTTTGGGGAGGCTATTCGTTTAGGAGCGCAGATGATAGAGTTGGATGTTCAAATGACCAAGGACAATCAGTTGGTGATTATGCACGATGACAAGGTAAATAGAACGACCAATGGCCGGGGACTGGTGAAAGATCTTAGGCTGAAAAAAATAAAAAAACTCGATGCCGGCAAATGGAAATCCAAGGAGTTTAAGAAAGAAAGGGTCCCCACTTTAAAGGAAGCACTGGATATTATGCCGAAAAATATCTGGCTTAATATTCATTTGAAAGGGGATGAACGTTTGGGTGCTGCAACAGCCGAAGCCGTGATTTCAGCGGACAGAATCCATCAGGCTGTTATTGCCTGTGAAAATGAGGCGGCAAAAGGGGTAAGGCGTGTAAATCCAAATATAATGATGTGTAATATGGAGCGCCTATCTACCCGCGCTGAATATATAAATGGGACCATAGAAAATGGCTTTGCATTTCTTCAATTAAGAAGTAGTAGGGACGATGAAAATATTCTGACGGACTTAAAAAAGCTAAAGGATAATGGGATTCGCATCAATTATTTTCATTCCGAAGAGGAAGGGCGCGTTAAGGAATTATTGGATGCGGGGGTCGATTTTATTTTGACCGATAAGTTATCAAAAATGCTTCAAGCTTTTGAAAATGACTATTGA
- a CDS encoding DegT/DnrJ/EryC1/StrS family aminotransferase has protein sequence MKKLAINGGLPSRDTNKNPWPKWPVWGKEEEVALIEVLNSGVWSYNGPKEMEFNKLFAAYTGTKHAICVVNGTITMQIALEALGIGVGDEVIVPGLTWQATAATVIDVNATPILVDICEDTWCIDPKEIEKAITPRTKAITPVHLYGAFADMDAIMAIAKKHNLYVIEDCAHKHGGEWKGKKAGSIGNVGSFSFQLSKHLTAGEGGSITTDDTDLAEKMDALRNVGRRPEGDSLIGADKGIGDYGDDGNFIQSGNYRITEFQAAILVEGLKRLPEQNANRDANGVYLNTLLKEIEGVTPLKRDDRETKKAYFNFVFRYDSSKFKNLPIERFRSALEAELGIIVDACYEPLNNCSLYVPHTKPSRHKLNDAYWKAIDPKRFSLPVCERIFKEESVCVHHKVLMGTKADMDLVADAIKKIYTHAEELMD, from the coding sequence ATGAAAAAACTAGCAATAAATGGCGGCTTACCTAGTCGCGATACCAATAAGAATCCCTGGCCTAAATGGCCGGTCTGGGGGAAGGAAGAGGAAGTTGCTCTGATAGAAGTCCTGAATAGTGGGGTTTGGTCCTATAATGGGCCAAAGGAAATGGAGTTCAATAAACTATTTGCGGCATATACGGGGACAAAACATGCCATATGTGTTGTAAACGGTACCATAACCATGCAAATTGCTTTGGAAGCCTTGGGTATAGGCGTTGGTGACGAGGTTATTGTCCCTGGCCTAACGTGGCAAGCTACTGCTGCCACGGTAATCGATGTAAATGCTACCCCCATATTGGTGGATATTTGTGAGGATACCTGGTGTATAGATCCAAAAGAAATAGAAAAGGCCATAACTCCAAGAACAAAAGCTATTACGCCAGTACATCTCTACGGTGCCTTTGCGGATATGGATGCGATAATGGCCATTGCCAAGAAACATAACCTTTATGTAATTGAGGATTGTGCCCACAAGCACGGAGGTGAATGGAAAGGTAAAAAAGCCGGAAGTATTGGTAATGTCGGGAGTTTCAGTTTTCAATTATCAAAACATTTAACTGCAGGTGAAGGGGGATCTATTACTACGGATGATACTGATTTGGCAGAAAAAATGGATGCCCTGAGAAATGTTGGTCGCAGACCGGAAGGAGATTCGTTGATCGGTGCCGACAAAGGGATAGGGGATTATGGTGATGACGGTAATTTTATACAGTCCGGTAACTATCGGATTACCGAATTTCAAGCAGCTATACTGGTAGAAGGCTTAAAAAGATTGCCAGAACAGAATGCAAACAGAGACGCCAATGGGGTTTATTTAAATACGCTTCTAAAGGAAATAGAAGGAGTGACCCCGTTAAAAAGAGATGATCGGGAAACCAAAAAGGCTTATTTCAATTTTGTTTTTCGATACGATTCAAGCAAGTTCAAGAATTTGCCTATAGAGAGGTTTAGATCCGCCCTGGAAGCGGAATTGGGTATAATTGTGGATGCCTGCTATGAGCCTTTAAATAATTGCTCATTGTACGTACCACATACAAAACCTTCCAGACACAAATTAAATGATGCCTATTGGAAAGCTATTGATCCAAAAAGATTTTCCTTACCAGTCTGTGAACGTATTTTTAAGGAAGAGTCGGTTTGTGTACATCATAAAGTGTTAATGGGAACAAAAGCGGATATGGATTTGGTGGCCGATGCCATAAAAAAGATTTATACCCATGCCGAGGAATTAATGGACTAG
- a CDS encoding glycoside hydrolase family 2 protein, translated as MHKSVQIKLSDNWRIQSSSKVSEKGSDISTNPTISENWLPAVVPSTVLSTLVANKVYEDPYFGENLKTIPTELFKVSWWYTSSFELTQEQSNEFASLKFDGINYKANVWLNGQLIADATDIDGAFRITSFDVSTHIKSGSNILAIEVIPPQPGDFSIGFVDWNPAPPDGDMGIFRPVTLHLHGGVQIEKPFVKTKVNLKTLKEADITVSAELTNYSKAEISGDLVGTIGAIVFKKNISLSPNNKELITFDSKDFVGLNFKEPKLWWPINLGNPDLYNLDLKFVAKETVLDTAQLRFGIRDIQDYWLNDIHRGYKVNGQKVLIKGAGWTDDMLLMDTDESIEAQVKYVKQMNLNCIRLEGFWGKDHKLYDLCDEHGILLMVGWSCHWEHEIHMGVPVNERFGGVYKPEHISHVAQAWEDQVIWLRNHPSIFVWTVASDKVPITELEQKYIDTFAKYDPTRPYLNSTGGVGSDQHVIGSEDVISEISGSSGVKMLGPYAYTAPVYWFTDTKFGGAYGFNTETGPGAQIPQLESLKKMIPQEQLWPLGEAWNFHCGRYEFADLSRFTKAMDEKYGAPSSLEEFDRKAQAMNYELMRPMFEAFQVNKKKSTGIVQWMLNAAWPKMYWQLYDYYLNPTAAFYATQKACLPLSLVYNYGDKHIYAINDRQGTEENLTAHIRVYSIGSEMLFEDKVNFTLDPDSSKSIFELGKLKGLTTTYFVDLRLLDKTGVEISNNFYWLSTKEEVLDYEADLGPFAFHTPSKVYADFTQLNELPKTQLGQSHYFEQDSEQQNIKVALKNNGDHIAFLINLKVMDKKTGELVLPIFWEDNFINLLPGEERMVCANFKGTSEAELKVGGWNLE; from the coding sequence ATGCACAAGTCCGTCCAAATAAAGTTATCGGATAATTGGAGAATCCAGAGTTCAAGTAAAGTTTCGGAAAAGGGGAGTGATATCTCTACAAACCCCACAATTTCGGAAAATTGGTTACCCGCCGTCGTTCCTTCAACCGTTTTGAGCACTTTGGTGGCCAACAAGGTTTACGAAGACCCCTATTTTGGGGAGAATTTAAAGACCATCCCAACAGAACTATTTAAAGTATCCTGGTGGTACACAAGCAGTTTTGAACTCACACAGGAGCAATCCAATGAGTTTGCCAGCTTAAAATTTGACGGTATAAACTATAAGGCCAATGTTTGGTTAAATGGACAACTCATTGCCGATGCCACTGATATAGACGGGGCATTTCGAATTACCTCTTTTGATGTAAGTACACATATTAAAAGTGGATCCAATATTTTGGCCATTGAGGTAATTCCACCCCAACCCGGCGATTTTAGTATAGGCTTTGTAGATTGGAACCCTGCCCCACCAGATGGGGATATGGGTATATTTAGGCCCGTAACCTTGCACCTTCATGGTGGGGTACAAATTGAAAAACCCTTTGTGAAGACCAAGGTAAATCTTAAGACCTTGAAAGAGGCCGACATTACTGTTTCGGCGGAACTGACCAATTATTCCAAGGCTGAAATTTCTGGAGATTTAGTAGGGACCATAGGGGCTATAGTGTTCAAGAAAAATATAAGCTTGTCCCCCAATAATAAAGAGCTGATCACCTTTGACAGTAAGGATTTTGTGGGACTTAATTTTAAGGAGCCTAAACTTTGGTGGCCCATTAATTTGGGGAATCCCGATCTCTATAATCTGGATTTAAAATTTGTTGCCAAGGAGACGGTCTTGGATACTGCCCAGCTGAGATTTGGAATTCGCGATATACAGGATTATTGGTTAAACGATATTCATAGAGGTTATAAGGTAAATGGGCAAAAGGTATTGATAAAAGGTGCCGGTTGGACAGATGATATGCTGTTGATGGATACGGACGAAAGTATTGAGGCCCAAGTGAAGTACGTAAAACAAATGAATCTCAATTGTATTCGTTTGGAAGGATTTTGGGGAAAAGACCACAAATTGTACGACCTCTGTGATGAACATGGTATACTGTTAATGGTAGGTTGGAGTTGTCATTGGGAGCATGAGATCCATATGGGGGTCCCGGTCAATGAGCGATTTGGAGGTGTATATAAGCCAGAGCATATTTCCCATGTTGCCCAAGCCTGGGAAGATCAGGTGATATGGCTTCGCAACCACCCAAGTATCTTTGTTTGGACTGTTGCCAGTGACAAGGTGCCGATTACGGAATTGGAGCAAAAATATATAGACACTTTCGCCAAGTATGATCCCACAAGGCCTTATTTAAATTCTACAGGTGGTGTGGGCAGTGATCAACACGTTATAGGCAGTGAGGATGTAATTAGTGAGATTAGTGGATCCTCTGGGGTAAAGATGTTGGGTCCCTATGCCTATACTGCCCCGGTTTATTGGTTTACGGACACCAAATTTGGCGGTGCCTATGGGTTTAATACAGAAACCGGTCCCGGAGCTCAGATTCCCCAATTGGAAAGTCTAAAAAAGATGATTCCTCAAGAACAATTGTGGCCATTGGGCGAAGCCTGGAATTTTCATTGCGGACGGTATGAGTTTGCCGATTTAAGTAGATTTACCAAGGCCATGGATGAAAAATATGGAGCTCCCAGTTCCTTGGAAGAGTTCGATAGAAAGGCCCAGGCCATGAACTATGAGCTTATGCGGCCTATGTTCGAAGCTTTTCAGGTCAACAAAAAGAAATCCACGGGTATTGTCCAATGGATGTTGAATGCGGCCTGGCCAAAGATGTATTGGCAGTTGTACGACTATTATTTAAATCCTACTGCAGCGTTTTACGCTACCCAAAAAGCATGTTTGCCCCTAAGTCTTGTATACAATTATGGGGATAAACACATTTATGCCATTAATGACCGCCAAGGGACGGAGGAAAATTTGACTGCCCATATTAGAGTATATTCTATAGGGTCGGAGATGTTGTTCGAGGATAAGGTAAACTTTACTTTGGATCCGGATTCATCAAAATCTATTTTCGAATTAGGGAAACTCAAAGGGCTTACCACTACCTATTTTGTAGATCTTCGTTTGTTGGATAAAACGGGTGTAGAGATCAGCAATAATTTTTATTGGCTATCCACTAAAGAGGAGGTGTTGGACTATGAGGCCGATTTGGGACCATTTGCATTTCACACCCCTAGTAAGGTATATGCAGACTTTACCCAGTTGAATGAGCTGCCTAAAACCCAGTTGGGGCAATCACATTATTTTGAGCAGGACAGTGAACAGCAAAATATCAAGGTAGCACTTAAGAACAACGGTGATCATATAGCATTTTTGATTAACCTAAAGGTAATGGATAAAAAGACGGGAGAACTTGTATTGCCCATATTCTGGGAAGATAATTTTATAAACTTACTACCAGGGGAGGAACGCATGGTTTGCGCCAATTTTAAAGGAACTTCCGAGGCCGAATTGAAGGTAGGGGGATGGAATTTGGAATAG